The following coding sequences are from one Perognathus longimembris pacificus isolate PPM17 chromosome 13, ASM2315922v1, whole genome shotgun sequence window:
- the LOC125362045 gene encoding COMM domain-containing protein 6-like — protein sequence MEGARATEPVLDAKSKVTSQLIDCQWKLSMAVSSDSCRSLKYPYIAVMLKVADHSGQVKNKSFEMTIPQLQNFYRQFKEIAAAMETV from the coding sequence ATGGAGGGGGCTAGGGCCACTGAGCCGGTCCTAGATGCTAAGTCCAAAGTCACCAGCCAGCTTATAGATTGTCAGTGGAAACTCAGCATGGCTGTGAGCTCGGACAGCTGCAGATCACTTAAGTATCCTTACATTGCAGTAATGCTAAAAGTGGCAGATCATTCTGGCCAAGTAAAGAACAAGTCCTTTGAAATGACAATTCCTCAACTTCAGAATTTTTACAGACAGTTCAAGGAAATTGCTGCTGCTATGGAAACTGTGTGA